The following are from one region of the Biomphalaria glabrata chromosome 4, xgBioGlab47.1, whole genome shotgun sequence genome:
- the LOC106054758 gene encoding chymotrypsin-like elastase family member 2A, giving the protein MQAKRMISFQLLIIHLWIVAVMNQSNCSRSKKALQPLDYYRAYYNHWVKTPYNKAYTPLSDLYDDIQNKLTRQRCGSATVDPNSAIVGGRTAKDKAWPWYAKIIFRNKYNRKRGLCGGSLLDERWVLSAAHCVVDSKVEYVVLGNLTKNDTIRRSYTTVIHEDYEAHSNNNPSDIALIKLYTPVTFSDEIQPICLPEIDTNFEKNPDCYAMGFGFVGTNPLIHVIGYSDTLQQIKVNITPQAICAYVWNMDDTEIDSRHICTDRTRNYGICIGDSGSPLCCKYGTRFVVAGVASFIAQGSCNSELVSDVFVRVSEYRNWIIRMIYRYQFTIK; this is encoded by the exons ATGCAAGCTAAAAGAATGATTAGTTTCCAATTGTTAATAATACATCTTTGG ATTGTTGCCGTGATGAATCAAAGTAATTGTTCCAGATCTAAGAAGGCATTACAACCTTTGGATTATTACAGAGCATATTACAACCACTGGGTCAAAACCCCCTATAATAAAGCTTATACACCTTTATCAGATTTATATGATGATATTCAAAACAAGCTAACTCGACAACGCTGTGGGTCTGCCACTGTGGATCCAAACTCAGCTATTGTAGGCGGCAGAACGGCTAAAGATAAGGCCTGGCCTTGGTATGCGAaaattattttcagaaataaatataacagAAAACGTGGATTATGTGGAGGCTCTCTGCTTGATGAACGGTGGGTGCTCTCAGCCGCACACTGTGTAGTTGACAGTAAAGTTGAGTATGTGGTTTTAGGGAACTTAACGAAGAACGATACGATACGCAGATCCTATACAACAGTCATTCACGAAGACTATGAAGCGCACTCTAATAACAACCCAAGCGATATCGCCTTAATCAAGTTATACACACCGGTAACATTCTCAGACGAGATCCAGCCAATTTGCCTGCCGGAGATTGATACCAACTTTGAGAAAAACCCAGATTGTTACGCTATGGGCTTTGGGTTTGTCGGCACTAACCCTTTAATTCACGTCATCGGCTACAGCGACACTCTACAGCAGATCAAGGTCAACATCACGCCACAGGCCATTTGCGCGTATGTTTGGAATATGGATGATACAGAGATCGACAGTCGCCACATCTGCACAGATAGAACTCGAAATTATGGAATCTGTATCGGCGATTCGGGTAGTCCTTTGTGCTGTAAATATGGAACGAGGTTTGTTGTTGCAGGAGTAGCCAGTTTCATTGCTCAGGGTAGTTGTAATAGTGAGCTTGTGTCTGACGTGTTTGTTCGAGTCTCCGAGTACCGAAACTGGATCATAAGAATGATTTATAGATACCAATTTACGATAAAGTAA
- the LOC106073992 gene encoding chymotrypsin-like elastase family member 2A — MYKICFSFLFYSLLVLKVQSECYKFGKMKYEFDYYKRMYNEFVGNPFQKANTPLPDVFDYNVEERRLQKLQCGKTTVDPESAILGGRTAKDKAWPWYVLLKHNTTRGLCGGVLIDNRWVLTAAHCLLNKTIAYASFGNFKRNDTTRRVSHTFVHEDYESVSKFSASDIGMVLLQRPVKFSDEIQPICLPGEDMNFEGNLQCYAMGFGTTDPDVRVGSDTLQQIKVNITSQAVCVYAYRMSNVSVDSRNICSEKEPNIGLCYGDSGSPLSCKYGQRFVVAGIAVFVSPYCRSLYWPDVYVRVSEFRNWIIRIVGRYRSVGPLVLPDDQN; from the coding sequence GTTTTAAAAGTACAGAGTGAGTGTTACAAATTTGGTAAGATGAAGTATGAATTTGATTACTACAAAAGAATGTACAATGAGTTTGTCGGAAATCCGTTTCAAAAGGCCAACACTCCCTTACCAGACGTATTTGACTATAATGTTGAAGAAAGACGATTACAAAAGCTACAATGTGGAAAAACAACCGTCGACCCTGAGTCAGCCATATTAGGCGGACGAACAGCTAAAGACAAGGCCTGGCCCTGGTATGTACTTCTGAAACACAACACCACCAGGGGACTGTGTGGGGGTGTGCTGATTGACAATCGATGGGTGCTGACGGCCGCTCACTGTCTCCTCAACAAAACCATAGCTTACGCGAGTTTTGGTAACTTTAAGAGGAACGACACTACTCGACGTGTGAGTCATACATTCGTCCACGAGGACTATGAATCGGTGTCGAAATTCTCTGCCAGCGACATCGGTATGGTTCTACTTCAGAGACCAGTGAAATTCTCCGACGAGATCCAGCCGATCTGCCTACCCGGTGAAGACATGAATTTTGAGGGTAACCTTCAGTGTTACGCGATGGGCTTTGGAACCACCGACCCTGACGTGCGTGTCGGAAGCGACACTCTGCAGCAGATAAAAGTCAACATCACTTCTCAGGCCGTCTGCGTTTATGCCTACAGGATGTCCAATGTGAGCGTGGACAGTCGAAACATCTGCTCTGAAAAAGAGCCGAATATCGGCCTGTGCTATGGCGACTCTGGAAGTCCACTAAGCTGCAAGTATGGTCAAAGGTTTGTTGTAGCTGGAATCGCCGTATTTGTTAGTCCGTATTGCCGAAGCTTATACTGGCCCGATGTTTATGTTAGAGTCAGCGAGTTCCGAAACTGGATCATAAGAATAGTAGGCAGATACAGGAGTGTTGGACCACTTGTACTGCCTGATGATCAAAACTAA